A segment of the Orcinus orca chromosome 4, mOrcOrc1.1, whole genome shotgun sequence genome:
TCAGACCACagtagaattaaattagaaatcaatagcagaaagataactggaaaatccccaaatacatggagattaaacaatacatttctaaataacacatgggtcaaagaagaaaggtcaagagaaattttaaagtattttgaactaaacaaaaatgaaaacacaacttatcacAATTGGTggaatgcagtaaaagcagtgttttgagggaaatttatagcattgaatgcatatattagaaaagaacaaagatctaaaatcaatttAGTTTCCACCTTAGGAATctagaaaaggaagagcaaattaaattcatAGTAAGCAACAGGAAAGAAACAATACGTAGtagagtagaaatcaatgaaattgaaaacaggaaatcaagagacaaaataaaggaaacaaaaagctgtttctttgaaaagatcaagaaaatcaATAATCCTCTAGCTgggctaactaagaaaaaaattgagaaaggaCATCAATtactatcagaaataaatgaaagaagggaAATCACTAAAGAgcccatggacattaaaaggatactaaagggcttccctggtggcgcagtggttgagagtccgcctgccgatgcaggggacacgggttcgtgccccggtccgggaagatcccacatgccgtggagcggctgggccagtgagccatggccgctgagcctgcgcgtctggagcctgtgctctgcaacgggagaggccacaacagtgagaggcctgcatacagcaaaaaaaaaaaaaaaaaaaaaagaagatactaaAGGAATACTATGACCAATTCTATGCTGACAAATTTGATAACcaagatgaaatggaccaatttcttgAAGATACAagctgccaaaactcacacaagaaaaaaatacacaatctgaataggcctatatctattaaagaaattgaattaataattaataacattCCCAAGCAGAAAGCAATAGGCCCAGATGGGTTCACCAGTTAATTTTACCaaacacttaaggaagaaattatactaattctctacaatctctttcagagattAAGAGGTGAAGGAatacttcctaattcattctatgaggccagcattaccttaataccaaagccagacaaggacatTACAAGAGATATACAGATAAACAtacctcatgaacacagatgcaaaaatcctcaaataaatattagcaaataaatcCAAcactgtataaaaagaattataaccACAACCAAGAggtatttattccaggtatgcaaggctggttcaacattcacaaatcaattaatgtatcCATCACATCaataagcaaaaaacaaaaacaaaaaacaccccacacgatcatatcaataaatgcagaaaaagcatttaacaaaattcaacacccattcatgatagtAAACTAGGAAAGGTCTCAGTAAACTAGGGAAAGACGAGAACttccttaacttgataaagaaaatctacaaaagaaACCTACAGGTAACATATTTAATGACAAACtaaaagctttcccactaagatcaggtacaaggcaGGGATTctcctctcaccactcctttcaacataatactgaaagtactagctaatgcaataagacaaaaaaaggaaataaaaggtatagagattgagaaggaagaaataaaactgtctttgttcacataCAACATaattttctaggcaggaaatccaaaagaattgacaaaaaaaGTCCTGGAAGTAACAAGTGATTATAAAAAGGTTACAAAATACAAGGTTAATACACAAAAGTtgattgctttcctatataccagcaatgaacaagtggaatttgaaattagatTCAGTGCaaacccaatcaaaatcccagcaagttattttgtaggTATCaacaaagtgattctaaaatttgtatagggAGGGATagataggcagagcacagagaatttttaggtcagtgaaaatattctgtatgatactataatgatgggtgcatgccattatacatttgtccaaacctatagaatgtacaTTAACAGGGAACTGTAATGGAAACTGTGAACTTTAGGTGATTATGATGTTACAATGTAGGTGTGCCAATTGTAACAATGATTAACACTCTGGTGGGGGAATGTTGATAATGGGAAGGCTATGCATATGTGGGTGCAGgtggtatatgggaactctatgtatctttctctcaattttgctgtgaacctaagactgctctaaaaaattaaaatctttaaaaatgtagagCATTTGAAAGGTTAACTTTTCTTTTATATGGGGGAGAGGGGACATAAAGAATTATTTTGTAGctgaattaaaatttaagaaaattaataaagactgAAGCACAGTCCCTAGTTTAGACTTACTTCAGGAAAACCTCATAGAGAAAGCCAAAGGacatataaaatggaattattCTGATAACACTTTTTATTATAGACTCAATTTCAATGTCTTCTTAGCTATTATCAgtatggttttcttttaaaaataatattgaaatatgtactataaaaaacaattttaccCAGCCACCCCAGAAGCTCCAGAATGTTTACTATGACTTAACTTTTAGTTATAGCTTTGTCTTACCTCTTACTTTTCTGTTGGTCAGATTCTAAAGGGAAATAAGTGATGTGTATACAATTTGTTGGTATAGCCTAATTGGGAATGTAAGAAATTTTATTCTAGCACTGGGCTTGATCCTTGAAGAaggttttccttcttcatttgcaCGCAGGACTATTCCCTCATATAACCAGctcctttaaaaattcattgatGTCAAGCATGGAGTGGTAAGTGCAACGTTTCTCAGTGATCATTTACATGTAGAGCTTAAATGATTGCATACTgcatattatttatttcaaaaaaactGGAGGGAGttggagttattgtttaatatattcattcattaaacatttattcctgagtgcttattatgtgtgTAGCTTTCCTCTAGATGATGGAGAAACAGAGATAACCAATATTATAATTGTGAACTGATGATACTGTACTTTCTTTAATAGTCAccaacttttcctctttcccatgTGTGACAATAATGATACATACTACACggacagttaaaaacaaaaacagattttctCTGATTGAAAACTTTCAaatagaaatagagacaaaagtaAAAGTCACCTGaaatccttcccctctccccagggaTAATCACCACTAACATTTTAGTGAACTTCCTTAGAAACTTATCTCTATACTTATGCATACATAAAGATGCGCACAGGCATACACTTAGAGTACATTGATGGGATCCATAGTCCTCTGTAATCTGCTTTAACCACTTAATGTTTTCATGGGCATCTTCAACGTTAACACAATCATTATTTTAATGGatacataatattccattgactggatgtatcaatttaaaaatatgccatgttgctgggcatttaggtttttaaaatttgtagctattataaataatgctgggatcagtaaatttgaatataaatttttataactgTACAATCATCATCTCAGAGTCCTTTCCCATAAGTAGAATTCTTAGGTTAGAAGgtatgcttattttaaattttgatgtacaGCCAAATTGCCTTCCAGAAAATTAGCCTTATGAATTAGCAGTCCACAAGAGTGCCtgttttccaatattttctctaacactggctttaaaaaataattttgataaagaTATTTCAATCtccttttaactttcatttctttgattatcAGTGAGGTTAAGCATCTTCTGTGTACTAGTTATTCATAGCTCTTTTGTGACTTATAGTCAATTCTCATTATTCAAGGTAGTTATCTTTTCTAAAGTCTCCACTAACACTGAATCACTGAATACTGAACTATTATTGCTCCTAAGGGAAAGGGAGGGtcaggttcctgtgagcctctggtcataCGGTTTTCACCAACTGATCAATATGTAAATTTGTTTTATGCGTGTTTCTGGTTAACAgtaccttatttaatatatattgttgatccATTAACGCTGAACTTACAGCACTATAACCCGTACCTAAACAAAGCTTATCTAACAAAcgtattttctctgtaaggcacatcacagccttcctgCACTTAAGAAACACTAGATAGCACATCAGCGCTGCACCTGGGGGCCATCTTAAACAGTGAAGTCATTAACAAAAAAATATGAGAACGCAGAACATGTGGCATTAAATTGGCTGCAAAAAGGATACTTTGTTTACTgtctgagagctgaaacaagaaagaGTGTGCTCTTGTTGGACCTCCATCGAGACTCTGCACGTCAGGTGACTCAAACTGTTTGCCATTTTGGGCATGTCCTTGAACAATCTAAAAAGTGCTGCGAGTATTGACTTTGgggttacatataaattttagaaagcagGCAAATTCTCAAATATGGAATCCATGAGCAACGAGAAGTGATTGTATTCacttcctttgcccatttttctaccaGGGTGTTTAGCTTTTTCTTATTGGCTTGTGTAGGCTATTTGCATATAAGGATagcaattttataaatattttctccaattttgtCTTTCTATTCTATTGCTAGTATCTGTTAGTATAGTGGCTGCTGACAGCAGTATCAAATGCCTTTTGAATGGGGAGGATGACACAGTGGAAACACAACAGTGGAAAAGGAATTTTATTAAGTTTCTATTGTGAATgtggttggttttatttttacctcTCTTTCACAGGCACACCAAATTCTGTCTGGGGATTTTCCTCTAGCACCTCCAAGTTATGAAAGAACCTGTAAGTCCAATCCCAAACTACCACTTTACATTCATGTTCTGCCTTTATTGTAATTATGATCTTTATCTGATATCTTCATCCATTCCAGAGTCTGAAGTCATTTAAGGCCTTTTGCATTTTTGCCTCCTTCCTCCCATCATGCACTTTGTTACGTCATTGCACGTACCTCTCCTAACTGTAAGGATGGTAGGAAGCAGAAGTAAATAGTGGGGGGATTCCCATAGAGGCACTGCTAGCAGCAGCTCTGAAAAAGAGTGCACCTGTGAAAAGGCTGTGATGGTGACAGAAGCTGGGGGTCGGGGTGGGAGGgtagcatatgtgtgtgtgtgtgtgtgtgtgtgtgtgtgtgtgaggtaggTAGTGTGTATGAACTAttgattaaaaaatggtttaGGAATGTCTGtacagttcatttatttatactaTGATAGACTCTACCACGAGCACTTACACACTGGCTGTCTGTCTCTTCATGCCAGATGTGAGAATTAAAAAGCCAGCATCTGAGAACCTGATGAAGTACAGCTGACTAAGGAGAGAGTTCCTGAAGCATGTAAGAATCTTTTCACTTGTCACCCAACAGTGGATCCCTGGGAGTGTCAGTAATTTTGCACAGTGTAGCCGTGAGggtggaggtgtgtgtgtgtttagaattGGTGTGAAGGTAATCCACAATTTACAATCATGTGATAAATAGAAAAGACTATAGAAATAGGCTATTCTGATAAGCAGTCTTCCCCAAAGCATCATGAACATCATGAACATCATGAACATTTAGATCTCTACAGTTATTTTGGAAACAAGCCTCAAAGAGGCTTTTAGGGACTGGAATTTCTCTCCTACGGTCCAAATTCTCATCAGTGACATCAGGGATTTGCTGGATTCCACCTCTTGTGAAAAAGGCAGTAAGTTCTCAGATTGTCCTCCCCTTCTGGGGACCCACCGTGGGTGCCCAGGGTCCTGGGCTCAGCTTCCTCATGTGCCCGTTCTGCTACCCAACATCTCCTGTCCCTGCTCCCCCTGACGTGGCCCTCCAGAGCAGGGGCTTTGTCTTGCCTTCTCAGACATTCTCAAAACCCAGTAATTTTTAACAGGATATGAAAATGGGATTCTTCTTATATCTTAAGAGTTCTGGCAGAGACttctagagaaagaaagaataaaaactggTTTCTACAAGCACCCTACTGACTTCACCTCATTTAATATAAAAGTTACAACGATTTCTGCTATCCTATTTTGCTTATAAGATTTCTCTTTAAATTGACTTAAAAAATGTGGCCTCACCCTAAGTAATTATATTTACAATACCATGGGTTTGGTATGCTAGTTATGTGCATTAGACAAAAaaacctggacttccctggtggtccattggttaagactccaagcttccactgcagggggcatgggttcgatccctggtgggggaactaagatcccgcttgCCGCACCacggcgaggccaaaaaaaaccaaaacctgaccattaaaataaaaatgttactcaACTACCATCTAACATTATCATAAGAACCAccagtatatatacatatcactTTGGAAAATCCTAGTCTGTGGGCACCAACAGGCTTATCTGATAAATTTCGCTAATGGGACAGGGTTGAAACGGCCCACCTCCGTTCCCAGGTAGCTAATCTATTTAATGGTGGCCTTCCAGAAAGTTACCAGGTAACCTTCCTAGCatgggagggcagggctgtggcaGGCAGTGGAGGGAGTTATGTGGGGGCATTTGAAGCTGGGCAGTCCACTGAATGTTGTATTATGCGGGCAGCCAGGGACCTCCCTTCCCTGTAGGGTTGATGCCTGCTTCTAGGAAGGGTAGCTGATTTCCTGAAAGTATATTTACTGCTAGCTGGCCTCCTGGGAGTTGCTTGGGAGAATCATGAActattgttaaataaataaatccctctTGCTGCACAGAGTTGTACTGATGCCAAGCAATTCCGCTGCCAGTGTCCGCAGCTGTTCCAGGGAACAGTTGCCTGTCTCTTCGAGGTGCTTCCCCGACCCCCTCCCCTAAAGTGAATTTTCTATACTCACAGTAGCTTCTTTTTAGTCAACAATTACCGACAAATTAATGACATTACATCCTGCTCTTGTTTATATGGTGCAACAGGCTAAaagtacaacacacacacacacacaggcacaccccACACAATTAATATGGGGTGCTTGTTTGGGAAGCCTTGGGCCTAGAGTTCTGAGTAAAGAATAAATCACAACTTGTAATTTATAGGCCAAGGCAAAAatcttaatttgaaaaaaaataggcaTTATATTTGGGGGAATGGGAACAAGCACTGAGATGTAAAATGTACACATTCCTGCATCAGCAGCAAGTAGGGACTGAATGAGATTTTCAGCAATAAGTAAGGACTGAATGAAAATTTCAACCATCATTAACAGTATTctcactttaaaaagtatttgcttGGTGTCTAATGCTTTTGGTAACCATCTTCTGCATATTTATATTTCTGGGTCCTGTTTTCAAGAAGTTCATGATGTAACACTGGAAAGCAGAGACATCCACACCCAGGAATGTCTGGACTAAAGGGATGGTAGGGaagacagggggaaaaaaatcttaccGCTAAAGGATGATTAAGGGGAAGTAGAGAAGCAGTGAATGGTTCGGTTATTGATTCCAAGAgttcttgcctttttttcctctcctgcttATTGATCTGGGCTTCCTGTCACAGACACAATACATGAAATAGGAAGGTTAAAGGAGGTGGAAGAAAATGCAGGAACAGTCCCAATTCCTGCTCGTTACCGATGTCTTGGCAATTTAATTCCCAATTCTGTTCAAAAAAGTAACCTTAGCGTTTGGGCGAGTGCTGACAACCAGGccatttcttttttccagcttcGGGAACCATGTAATTCTACAAGCAAGACTAGCTCATCTGAAGACTCAGAAGCTGATCAATACTCCGTTTACAGTCTGGGAAGACCATTCTCATCATTTAGCTGAGTCGGAAAACGAAGCCACAAAGCTGGAGGCCCAGAGCTTGCTTAATTAACGCCTTTGAGGTATGAGAGGGCCCGGGAAGACCCGGACTCGGGCAGGTTAGCTTTCTTGGGCACTTGCCGGGGCTTCAAACGCCTtcatccctgtttgttttttctcttaaattggaAGAGGGGACAAAAGTCATCGTTATAATCattattaaaatttcctttaaaataaatacttggaACCACACTTCTCTGCAAGAACCACAGAAATGGTGGTGTGGCCCCGACAGCTGTCGTCTCCAGCGTCCAACGAGCCAGCCCCTTCCGTCCGGGGGTCCCGGGCCGGGAAGGGCGCAGGGGTGTGAGAAAGGCTCTTTTGTATTCAGACCAATAGCCGGCAGAGCTGCAGCCTTGCACCGCCAGGTCTTCCTCCGCGCGAGGCGCCGCCAGGAAGCAAGCTGGCGAGGAGGGGCGGTCCGCGTCGcggcgggggcggagcctggGGGCGGGGCGAGTCGCGGCCTTTCTCGCCTCGGCCCCCTCCGGAGTGCCCTCAAGCCTCCATAAGCCCCTCCCACGTCCCGCCCCGCCCACGGCCCGGCCCCTCCCCGCCGCCGTCTTGGTCTCCCGGCTCCTCCCGTGCGCTCGCCTCCCGCCTCTCCGCaggtcctcctcctccctccaagATCCTCCTACCCCGCTGGGTCTAGTGTCCGGCCCATTCTCCTGCTTTTTCTCCTCCGGCTCTGCGACCCTCCTCCCCCTGCATTCCCACCGCCATCCTCCTGCGCGCTGCCCCCGCCCGCGCCGAGCGCGCTGGAGGGAGGGCGCGGAGACCCTGCGTGCGGGAAGGCAACGTCGCTGTCCCGGGCGCGAAGGGCCTCCGCTGCTGCTGTCCCACCGGGGGACGCCGAACTACGTGTGGTTACGGAAGTAGCTGCCTCCTGCTACACCTATTCCTCCGCGCCCGCGCCCGGCTCTCTGCCCGGTGCCCCGTTTACTCCCATTTACCAAGCCGTCCTTCTCTGTATGATTTCTGTTAAATAGAAAAGGTAATTAAAAGTCGCATACCACCCCTACATACccatgcccccccccaccccgccttcccAAACCTCCTAgtggttatttttgttctttagcCGAAGTTAGGCTAAATACCTTCCCGGAAAGCCATCTGGTCTGATTCCCGGGATCCCTTCGTATGGTTTTTTTAAGGTCTCCAAACCGTGCTTTGGAATGCTGCCTTGGAGCCACTCGGAAACCTTCAGGGTTTTGCCCTGGCCAGCCTCGTGGAGAGGATCTCGGGCAGAGGGAGGTGACGGCCTCTGTTGAAGGTCTAAATACCTAAGGGTCCTGGTCTTGTGCTGTAATTAATACGTTTTACTACTCCAAGAAAACACAGTTCTCTATGTTAATaggtatttattcattctttctttcagtgtttgtggtttttttttttttccggaatGCAAAGCATAGCTTAATAGAATACTCTTTAAATTCTAAAACCCGGTGTGAACAGCTTTACGGATGATTTTACAAAATAACCTGGCCACAGAAATTCAGTTTGACCAGAAACATTTATACGGTTGGGTCTACACCTT
Coding sequences within it:
- the LOC117195964 gene encoding uncharacterized protein LOC117195964, with amino-acid sequence MGWRKPEEALLDSFGPGLCDEGSTRRYTSPKFRPLPPPLPAAAEALRARDSDVAFPHAGSPRPPSSALGAGGGSAQEDGGRRRTCGEAGGERTGGAGRPRRRRGGAGPWAGRDVGGAYGGLRALRRGPRRERPRLAPPPGSAPAATRTAPPRQLASWRRLARRKTWRCKAAALPAIGLNTKEPFSHPCALPGPGPPDGRGWLVGRWRRQLSGPHHHFCGSCREVWFQEAQINKQERKKRQELLESITEPFTASLLPLNHPLALSLLVTDEKTPSYRPPCIRTESNGAE